From the genome of Papaver somniferum cultivar HN1 chromosome 2, ASM357369v1, whole genome shotgun sequence, one region includes:
- the LOC113347627 gene encoding putative germin-like protein 2-1 — translation MKSSMGSLFVVLFFALVCSFAIATDPGSLQDFCVAAKNPNAAVFVNGLFCKDPALAVPEDFFLPRFNKPGIIKSPVGSVVTQANVAQIAGLNTQGISMARIDYAPYGLNPPHMHPRATEILVVLEGTLHVGFVTSNPENKLFTKVLHKGDVFVFPVGLTHFQANVGKTPAVALAALSSQNPGVITIANAVFGSKAPISDDVLSKAFQVDKKVVDYLQSQFWMDN, via the exons ATGAAAAGCTCCATGGGTTCTCTCTTTGTAGTCTTATTTTTTGCTTTGGTTTGTTCCTTCGCAATTGCTACTGATCCAGGATCCCTACAAGACTTTTGTGTGGCTGCTAAAAATCCCAATGCAGCTG TGTTTGTGAACGGATTATTTTGTAAAGACCCAGCTCTTGCTGTGCCGGAAGATTTCTTTCTTCCACGATTTAATAAACCAGGAATAATTAAGAGCCCAGTTGGGTCCGTTGTCACACAGGCTAATGTTGCTCAAATTGCTGGACTTAATACTCAGGGTATCTCCATGGCTCGTATTGATTATGCACCATATGGCCTTAACCCACCACATATGCATCCAAGAGCCACCGAGATTTTAGTTGTTTTGGAAGGTACTCTTCATGTCGGATTCGTGACATCAAATCCGGAAAACAAACTCTTCACGAAGGTGCTTCACAAGGGAGATGTATTTGTATTCCCTGTCGGACTAACTCATTTTCAAGCGAATGTGGGAAAAACTCCAGCCGTTGCTCTTGCCGCATTAAGTAGCCAGAACCCTGGCGTGATCACTATTGCTAATGCCGTTTTCGGATCAAAAGCACCCATTAGTGATGATGTTCTCTCCAAGGCTTTCCAAGTTGACAAGAAAGTGGTCGATTATCTTCAATCTCAGTTTTGGATGGACAACTAG
- the LOC113350990 gene encoding putative germin-like protein 2-1, translating into MKNSKCCVVVVFLALFSLYVSATDPGSLQDFCVAAKNPNNAVFLALFSLYVSATDPGSLQDFCVAAKNPNNAVFVNGLFRKDPKLAVAEDFYLANFNKPGVIKSPVGSNVTQVNVAQIPGLNTLGISMARIDYAPMGLNPPHTHPRATEILVVLEGTLHVGFVTSNPENKLFTKVLYKGDVFVFPVGLIHFQANVGKTPAVAIAALSSQNPGVITIANAVYGSKESINDDVFAKAFQVDKKVVDYLRSQFWMEN; encoded by the exons atgaagaactcAAAGTGTTGTGTTGTCGTAGTGTTCTTGGCTTTGTTTTCCTTGTACGTCTCTGCGACGGATCCAGGGTCTCTGCAAGATTTTTGTGTCGCCGCTAAAAATCCTAATAATGCTG TGTTCTTGGCTTTGTTTTCCTTGTACGTCTCTGCGACGGATCCAGGGTCTCTGCAAGATTTTTGTGTCGCCGCTAAAAATCCTAATAATGCTG TGTTTGTGAATGGGTTATTCCGCAAAGACCCAAAGCTTGCTGTTGCCGAAGATTTTTACCTAGCAAATTTTAATAAACCTGGAGTTATTAAGAGCCCGGTTGGTTCAAATGTAACACAAGTTAATGTTGCTCAAATTCCTGGCCTAAACACGCTCGGCATCTCCATGGCCCGTATCGATTATGCACCTATGGGCCTTAACCCACCACACACGCACCCAAGAGCTACCGAGATTTTAGTCGTTTTGGAAGGTACTCTTCATGTCGGATTCGTCACATCAAATCCAGAGAACAAGCTCTTCACAAAGGTGCTTTACAAGGGAGATGTATTTGTATTCCCTGTCGGACTGATTCATTTTCAAGCGAATGTGGGAAAAACCCCAGCTGTTGCTATTGCCGCACTAAGTAGCCAAAACCCTGGCGTAATTACTATCGCCAATGCCGTTTATGGATCAAAAGAATCCATTAATGATGATGTTTTCGCAAAGGCTTTTCAAGTTGACAAGAAAGTGGTTGATTATCTCCGGTCTCAGTTTTGGATGGAAAACTAA